The Carassius auratus strain Wakin linkage group LG30F, ASM336829v1, whole genome shotgun sequence genome contains a region encoding:
- the LOC113068060 gene encoding scavenger receptor class F member 2-like, translating to MLSRRGAWRDAVSSTMDLKGTLAVLLLLLLCLCPLFCQELNPKGRNVCKVPGSSGFTCCNGWAQQGEECLTPLCEGNFTCNENEVCVRPNECRCRHGYFGASCDTKCPAQFWGPDCKGMCTCHPNGKCDDVTGKCTCYPNRWGENCEKPCNCQKGKCDQETGKCTCHAGYWGPQCNNNCYCSINSVCDQNTGRCICNPGWFGRNCGAQCVCNNSPCEQFTGRCQCRERLWGQRCERHCQCANGKCNPGDGSCTCKPGYRGKLCREPCPAGFYGQNCKNKCGHCKGQQPCKVTEGHCETCESGWNGTKCDQMCAEGYFGENCKDQCPPCKDGHFCNRINGKCSHCNPGWIGDRCEVRCPNGTYGENCEKDCSHCFNGDCHFATGECLCDPGFYGTYCNLTCELGQFGVNCAQVCPCHDKNCNPVSGACNLYPNQRMGVIAAGTLVTFLLVVLLSLLCCCFLCSNKDNRNPDQENSTNSKKAKIILCGGFSRISTKLPRIPLRRQKLPKVVVTHHDPENTFNSIIEPPSVVDQPCPSWSSQESFSSFETSEDGPVYCIPNEETTNESCDKRNSSAAQETPSTPSDEDAGEYTSLKDTRETTKQYVSDGSEQPLLKSSDSEGSTSGSESTIGAVYAHVARLSKNSKEEEDNASPEKTKEKTKPRPPDPSTKPKVSWIHGTSGTNQTEQSQSPSPQKEKKKNNSESSGKVDEKQRSKDKSSKNREKHQDGMKADGPESPSKSKSHKASDTIEHLNGTFQNALKKIGNFHSDKKTNETNKDPPKSPKIMHPHMNSEAATLLAAQLKEKTQSLNRNESLTVGIKPNGVSTPHANREKPTPPQKTKRSATGTNKPLLPCSNNLQKMVAPVSDSTPEPKSPEKLGVNGTRVEGDATPKKTPIKKPPRKKGKEGTLETEGKTTPKTAIMPPQTVK from the exons GTCATCAGGGTTTACATGCTGCAACGGATGGGCGCAGCAAGGAGAGGAGTGTTTAACGC CTCTCTGCGAAGGTAACTTCACATGTAATGAGAACGAGGTGTGTGTCCGACCAAACGAATGTCGCTGTCGTCATGGATATTTTGGGGCAAGTTGTGACACAA AGTGTCCCGCTCAGTTCTGGGGTCCAGACTGCAAGGGCATGTGCACGTGTCACCCTAACGGTAAATGCGACGACGTGACCGGGAAGTGCACGTGCTACCCAAACCGCTGGGGTGAGAACTGCGAGAAGCCCTGCAACTGTCAGAAAGGGAAATGTGACCAGGAGACGGGCAAATGCACCTGTCATGCCGGGTACTGGGGGCCACAGTGCAACAACAACTGCTACTGCAGCATCAACTCAGTGTGTGACCAGAACACGGGCCGGTGCATCTGCAACCCCGGCTGGTTCGGCCGGAACTGTggtgctcagtgtgtgtgtaacAACTCGCCTTGTGAACAGTTTACGGGCCGATGTCAGTGCAGGGAGAGGCTCTGGGGTCAGCGCTGTGAACGCCACTGTCAGTGTGCCAATGGGAAGTGTAACCCTGGGGATGGATCGTGTACTTGTAAACCCGGATACAGAGGAAAACTGTGCCGGGAGCCATGTCCAGCTGGATTCTATGGACAGAACTGCAAAAACAA GTGTGGCCACTGTAAAGGCCAGCAGCCCTGTAAGGTGACTGAGGGTCACTGTGAAACGTGTGAGAGCGGCTGGAATGGGACAAAATGTGATCAGATGTGTGCAGAGGGTTACTTTGGAGAGAACTGTAAGGATCAGTGTCCGCCGTGCAAAGACGGTCACTTCTGCAACCGGATCAACGGGAAGTGTTCCCACTGCAATCCCGGCTGGATTGGAGATCG CTGTGAGGTGCGCTGTCCTAATGGCACCTATGGAGAAAACTGTGAAAAAGACTGCAGCCATTGTTTTAATGGAGACTGCCATTTTGCAACAGGAGAGTGTCTCTGTGACCCTGGCTTCTATGGGACATA CTGCAACCTGACCTGTGAGTTGGGTCAGTTCGGAGTGAACTGTGCCCAGGTCTGTCCATGTCACGACAAGAACTGCAACCCAGTGTCAGGAGCCTGCAACCTAT aTCCTAATCAGCGGATGGGAGTAATAGCTGCGGGAACGCTGGTGACATTCCTGCTGGTGGTTCTTCTCTCTCTGCTGTGCTGCTGCTTCCTCTGTAGCAACAAAGACAACCGCAA CCCTGACCAGGAAAACTCCACCAACAGCAAGAAGGCCAAAATAATCCTCTGCGGTGGATTCAGTCGAATCAGCACCAAACTCCCCAGAATCCCTCTGAGGAGACAGAAACTACCCAAAGTTGTTG TCACCCACCACGATCCTGAGAACACCTTCAACAGTATTATCGAGCCGCCCTCCGTGGTGGACCAGCCTTGTCCATCATGGTCATCCCAGGAGTCCTTCTCTTCCTTTGAGACGAGTGAAGATGGGCCCGTTTACTGCATACCCAACGAAG AGACTACGAATGAGAGCTGTGACAAGCGAAATTCTagcgctgctcaagaaacaccaTCGACCCCCAGTGATGAGGATGCAGGAGAATACACATCCCTCAAAGACACAAGAGAAACTACAAAGCAGTACGTTAGTGATGGGAGTGAGCAGCCTCTCCTCAAGTCTTCAGACAGCGAGGGTTCCACCAGTGGTTCTGAGTCAACCATAGGAGCCGTTTACGCCCATGTTGCCCGCCTTTCCAAAAATTCCAAAGAGGAGGAGGACAACGCCTCACCGGAGAAGACAAAAGAGAAGACAAAGCCTCGTCCTCCAGACCCTTCTACCAAACCAAAGGTGTCCTGGATCCACGGAACATCTGGAACCAACCAAACAGAGCAAAGCCAGTCTCCGTCACCacaaaaagagaagaagaagaacaactcAGAAAGTTCTGGAAAGGTTGATGAGAAGCAGAGGTCAAAGGATAAGTCCAGCAAGAACCGTGAAAAGCATCAGGACGGTATGAAGGCAGATGGACCCGAATCACCAAGCAAAAGCAAATCTCACAAAGCTTCAGATACCATTGAGCACCTCAATGGAACATTCCAGAACGCCCTGAAGAAGATCGGAAACTTCCACTCAGAcaagaaaacaaacgagaccaACAAAGATCCACCCAAGAGCCCAAAGATCATGCATCCACACATGAACTCTGAGGCCGCCACGCTACTCGCGGCTCAGCTGAAGGAAAAGACCCAAAGTCTTAACCGGAATGAGAGTCTCACGGTGGGCATCAAGCCCAACGGTGTGTCAACACCTCACGCCAACCGAGAGAAACCCACCCCACCTCAAAAGACCAAACGCTCTGCAACTGGGACCAACAAGCCCCTTCTTCCCTGCTCCAACAACCTCCAGAAGATGGTGGCTCCAGTTTCAGACTCTACACCTGAACCTAAAAGCCCAGAAAAGCTTGGGGTTAATGGGACCAGAGTTGAAGGAGATGCCACACCAAAGAAAACGCCCATCAAAAAACCACCAAGGAAGAAAGGAAAGGAGGGAACACTGGAGACGGAAGGCAAAACCACTCCAAAGACAGCCATAATGCCACCTCAGACTGTCAAGTAG